Proteins from one Thioflavicoccus mobilis 8321 genomic window:
- a CDS encoding L,D-transpeptidase: protein MPENFMQVVEFVNLSPPQFPADFLTAMYPKHSTATAFGSFKGKLDKELRKEPQRQRLNIDGATYLGRPASAGRFAETISASHARTFLRRFAYPNPAAHSERGHRLPVADCFKRQRSIPGHRNLTSVALCLCVSLLGAGCVPIQAVKVDTVADMPNPMLNAAYSEDADATFVVEPRMAVAHKSGKIDFASESASRRTRELAQWIVSSKDNLNMPFAIVDKPNAKVYVFEADGRFQGAAPVLLGLAKGDFSTPGIGSKPLSSIPPSQRTTPAGRFVSAMGRNHKGKNILWLDYEQSLSMHAVVKGTPKDRRAERLASPTSLDNRISFGCINVPKDFFENVVTNKFSGQGGIVYILPETKEFGRS, encoded by the coding sequence ATGCCTGAAAACTTTATGCAGGTGGTTGAATTTGTTAATCTCTCACCACCCCAGTTTCCGGCCGACTTCCTAACTGCCATGTACCCCAAGCACAGCACGGCGACCGCCTTCGGTTCGTTCAAAGGCAAACTCGATAAAGAGTTGCGCAAAGAACCTCAGCGTCAACGGCTCAACATCGACGGCGCGACGTACTTGGGTCGCCCAGCGTCGGCGGGGCGTTTCGCCGAGACGATCAGTGCCTCCCACGCGAGAACATTTTTGAGACGGTTTGCATACCCGAATCCTGCTGCGCACAGCGAACGAGGACATCGTCTACCCGTAGCTGACTGCTTCAAGCGTCAACGCTCGATTCCCGGGCACCGAAATTTGACCAGCGTGGCGCTCTGCCTCTGCGTCAGCCTGTTGGGTGCCGGCTGCGTCCCGATCCAGGCCGTGAAGGTAGACACGGTCGCTGATATGCCCAACCCGATGCTCAATGCAGCGTATTCTGAAGACGCGGACGCCACATTCGTTGTGGAACCGAGGATGGCTGTCGCGCATAAATCGGGAAAGATCGACTTTGCGTCAGAGAGCGCATCGCGTAGAACAAGGGAGTTGGCGCAATGGATTGTCAGTTCTAAAGACAATCTCAACATGCCCTTTGCGATTGTCGACAAGCCAAACGCCAAGGTCTACGTGTTCGAGGCAGACGGACGATTCCAGGGCGCAGCGCCCGTGTTGCTTGGATTGGCGAAAGGCGATTTTTCCACGCCCGGCATCGGTAGCAAACCTCTGTCCAGCATTCCGCCCTCGCAACGCACGACGCCCGCGGGTCGTTTTGTGTCGGCAATGGGCCGCAACCACAAGGGTAAGAACATCCTCTGGCTGGACTACGAACAATCCCTCTCCATGCACGCAGTCGTTAAAGGCACACCCAAAGATCGCCGGGCGGAACGCCTCGCCAGCCCAACGTCGCTCGATAATCGTATTTCGTTTGGTTGCATCAATGTGCCGAAAGATTTCTTCGAGAACGTAGTAACAAACAAGTTTTCCGGGCAGGGCGGCATCGTCTATATACTGCCAGAGACCAAGGAATTCGGGAGATCATGA
- a CDS encoding REP-associated tyrosine transposase: MARPLRIEFAGALYHLTSRGDRREAIYEDDEDRQRFLAVLGEVAERYNWICHAYCLMTNHYHLVAETVEGNLSQGMRHLNGVYTQASNRRHGRNGHLFQGRFKGILVDRDAYLLELTRYVVLNPVRAGLVEAPEDWPWSSYGATMGTAPAPSWLAADALLSQFGASRKEARRRYRAFVYEGIGQDIWQGLRQQIYLGDEAFVARMQGEVRVEGDRLSVPQAQRRPPAPTLAQIAERSGTRNAAIVAAYATGAYTYRDIADYFGIHLATVGRIVRSGMQ, encoded by the coding sequence ATGGCTCGTCCGCTACGCATCGAGTTTGCCGGCGCTTTGTACCACCTCACCTCCCGTGGTGATAGGCGGGAAGCGATCTATGAGGACGATGAGGATCGGCAGCGTTTCCTGGCAGTGCTCGGGGAGGTTGCCGAGCGGTACAACTGGATCTGCCACGCCTATTGCCTGATGACGAATCACTACCATCTCGTGGCCGAGACGGTGGAGGGAAACCTTTCGCAAGGGATGCGGCACCTGAATGGGGTCTACACCCAGGCATCGAACCGACGCCATGGACGCAACGGGCATTTGTTCCAGGGGCGGTTCAAGGGCATTCTGGTCGATCGCGACGCCTATCTGCTCGAGCTGACACGTTATGTCGTTCTCAACCCGGTTCGGGCCGGGCTGGTCGAGGCGCCCGAGGATTGGCCGTGGAGTAGCTACGGGGCGACGATGGGGACCGCGCCAGCGCCGAGTTGGTTGGCGGCGGACGCATTGCTGAGTCAATTCGGCGCTTCTCGGAAAGAGGCCCGTCGTCGTTACCGGGCATTCGTGTATGAGGGCATCGGGCAAGACATCTGGCAGGGCTTGCGCCAGCAAATCTATCTTGGTGACGAGGCGTTTGTCGCGCGGATGCAGGGCGAAGTTCGAGTTGAAGGCGACAGGCTGAGCGTCCCGCAAGCGCAACGCCGCCCGCCGGCTCCGACGCTGGCGCAGATCGCCGAGCGTTCCGGAACAAGAAACGCCGCGATTGTCGCGGCTTATGCGACCGGCGCCTACACCTATCGTGACATCGCCGACTACTTCGGCATCCACTTGGCAACGGTGGGCCGCATCGTGCGCAGCGGGATGCAATGA